In one Culex quinquefasciatus strain JHB chromosome 2, VPISU_Cqui_1.0_pri_paternal, whole genome shotgun sequence genomic region, the following are encoded:
- the LOC119767977 gene encoding uncharacterized protein LOC119767977: protein MMGRDRVDTVAMGSTLLAVVLVLGLFGPTLAINPLAKDEEVVNATSSIFENVQAAQASTESLKNDMPSSDYLRFGAQGLLEYVSNVSTKFTPVFENFDQKDLDQIQQSLIEAIRYLNGYEVVNSISLLQNVDYNLYNHNQFRSINSDLRIASIGLSEALFDQRDVSSALDDLLASTDKLTEHVGRVSDAIQRGEAWTAETTARATAAQRAFNESIDNYLNGSLTQIDDLSESLTNLRTYEEELYQKMKDKIPMFPKSTVNYFITLKKSLENLIQKVLINFENMRLYKHREIEQWKVRSSINAPISYMTQVAVQVSADPMLANDCTEAYIEKLLAFPNFTVSHVNGCLTDQTSNEEKTFDVITNVIDNYVAGAINASYAAFDICFRYAPKKLNYCLELNGYENTWANGRIYTASKQIESLVDGEIQNNFNTCIAQIGYFLNYHNLQEMCFYNKKRNRPRGRW from the exons ATGATGGGTCGCGATCGCGTCGACACTGTCGCAATGGGATCTACACTGCTTGCGGTGGTTCTAGTGTTGGGCCTTTTCGGGCCGACCCTGGCCATCAACCCGCTGGCCAAGGACGAAGAAGTGGTCAACGCTACGAGCTCGATCTTTGAAAACGTGCAAGCTGCTCAGGCTTCGACGGAGTCGCTGAAGAACGACATGCCGAGTTCGGACTACCTTCGATTCGGAGCCCAAGGTCTGCTGGAGTACGTGTCGAACGTGTCCACCAAGTTCACGCCCGTCTTTGAGAACTTTGACCAGAAGGACCTCGATCAGATTCAGCAGAGCTTGATCGAGGCAATTCGTTACCTCAACGGGTACGAAGTCGTCAACAGTATCTCGCTGCTGCAGAACGTCGACTACAACCTGTACAATCACAACCAGTTCCGGTCGATCAACAGCGATCTACGGATAGCGTCGATCGGTCTGTCCGAGGCACTGTTTGATCAGCGTGATGTAAGCTCGGCTCTGGATGATTTGCTAGCCTCAACAGACAAGCTGACGGAGCACGTCGGCCGAGTTTCCGACGCAATTCAACGCGGTGAAGCTTGGACAGCGGAAACGACCGCTCGGGCTACTGCAGCCCAGCGTGCCTTCAACGAGTCCATCGACAACTACCTGAACGGATCACTCACCCAAATCGACGACCTCTCCGAATCGCTTACCAACCTTCGCACCTACGAGGAAGAACTGTACCAAAAGATGAAGGACAAGATCCCAATGTTCCCCAAATCCACCGTCAACTACTTCATCACCCTCAAAAAGTCCCTCGAGAACCTCATTCAGAAGGTCCTGATCAACTTCGAGAACATGCGCCTCTACAAACACCGCGAGATCGAACAGTGGAAGGTCCGGTCGTCGATCAACGCCCCGATAAGCTACATGACCCAGGTCGCCGTTCAGGTCTCCGCCGATCCCATGCTCGCCAACGACTGCACCGAAGCGTACATCGAGAAGCTGCTTGCCTTCCCGAACTTTACCGTGAGTCACGTCAACGGCTGCCTCACCGACCAAACCTCCAACGAGGAGAAAACCTTCGACGTCATCACGAACGTGATCGACAATTACGTCGCGGGCGCGATCAACGCCTCGTACGCCGCCTTCGACATCTGCTTCCGATACGCCCCGAAAAAGCTCAACTACTGTCTGGAGCTG AATGGCTACGAAAACACCTGGGCCAACGGGCGCATATACACGGCGTCGAAGCAGATCGAATCGCTCGTCGACGGCGAGATCCAGAACAACTTCAACACGTGCATCGCCCAGATCGGATACTTTCTCAACTACCACAACCTGCAGGAGATGTGCTTCTACAACAAGAAGCGGAACCGACCGCGTGGGCGCTGGTGA
- the LOC6033653 gene encoding uncharacterized protein LOC6033653 codes for MGTKFSSSGVTVTIMSFLKFILAFAILTGTRGDPFFGNNFLIPQSVELARYANAVVTSLNSARNSVSSYARFPPTSSASLRAGAITLQQYVGNVSQLVGGVYSELARAATDRTSAPAVVFTKISTQFAALKPLIQNSSFYIEDLARSFDYEGDSSVSNYFADRNERIRVNSHNLQVILQNVSTVIESIAGQGLNTQQFLSALSANGLLQQLLDAGQGAATASAEFADVVAQLAAAITQANNFRSTSNLRIQQSRTATNTAVNNYITSSNASFNSILTTTDSLFNHLKTLNDSFVFRWPLLLSEPVEQKLDLLNRSIENLIVNLHYRRQVVEDHFILTREVFQDANEPQQYLASEAELLTRRLVNVINPSACVVNFRTQFHALPATVQTVLTQCINSQLGLERSGASQVVSIANGFLRSYATEVYAGLEICFRHPFASMNECLEAIVAQIDFSGKFFLLDTLSSYLYEQVQSELFNCNSRLLQYIQNRGLRANCP; via the exons ATGGGCACCAAGTTCAGTTCTTCAGGTGTCACGGTCACGATCATgtcattcttgaaatttattctGGCCTTTGCGATCCTCACTGGTACCCGAGGCGATCCCTTTTTCGGTAACAACTTCCTGATCCCGCAAAGTGTGGAACTAGCTCGCTATGCGAACGCCGTAGTGACCAGTCTGAACAGTGCTCGTAATTCCGTGTCCTCGTACGCACGGTTTCCACCGACGAGCTCAGCGAGTCTGAGGGCTGGCGCGATCACTCTGCAGCAATACGTTGGGAACGTAAGCCAACTGGTCGGTGGTGTCTACTCGGAACTTGCTCGAGCTGCAACCGACCGTACGAGCGCACCTGCCGTCGTGTTCACCAAGATCAGCACCCAGTTCGCAGCGCTGAAGCCGTTGATTCAAAATTCCTCATTttacattgaagatttggcaagaTCGTTCGACTACGAAGGAGACAGCAGTGTATCGAACTACTTTGCCGATCGAAACGAACGAATCAGGGTTAACAGCCACAACCTGCAAGTGATCTTGCAGAATGTCTCCACCGTGATCGAGTCGATCGCTGGTCAGGGACTCAACACCCAACAGTTCTTATCTGCCTTGTCAGCTAACGGTCTGCTTCAACAACTGCTGGACGCAGGTCAAGGCGCTGCGACAGCCTCCGCAGAGTTTGCAGACGTTGTAGCTCAGCTAGCAGCAGCGATCACCCAGGCCAACAACTTCCGATCGACCTCCAATCTCCGAATTCAGCAAAGCCGAACCGCAACTAACACAGCCGTCAACAACTATATCACCAGCTCGAACGCATCGTTCAACTCGATCCTCACGACCACCGACAGCCTTTTCAACCACCTGAAGACGCTGAACGACTCGTTCGTGTTCCGCTGGCCACTCCTGCTCAGCGAACCCGTCGAGCAGAAGCTTGACCTGCTGAACCGCTCGATCGAGAACCTGATCGTGAACCTGCACTACCGTCGACAGGTCGTTGAGGATCATTTCATTCTAACGCGCGAAGTGTTTCAAGATGCCAACGAACCCCAGCAGTACCTGGCGTCGGAAGCCGAACTGTTGACCCGCCGGCTTGTCAACGTGATCAACCCGAGCGCTTGTGTGGTGAACTTCCGGACGCAGTTCCATGCGCTTCCGGCTACCGTGCAGACCGTGCTGACGCAGTGCATCAACAGTCAGCTTGGGCTGGAGCGGTCGGGAGCGAGCCAGGTGGTGTCGATCGCGAACGGATTTCTGCGATCGTACGCGACCGAAGTGTACGCGGGGCTGGAGATCTGCTTCCGTCATCCGTTTGCAAGTATGAACGAGTGTTTGGAGGCG ATCGTTGCACAAATCGACTTCAGCGGAAAGTTCTTCCTGTTGGATACGCTGTCATCCTACCTGTACGAGCAGGTCCAGTCGGAGCTGTTCAACTGCAACTCCCGTCTTCTTCAGTACATACAAAACAGAGGTCTTCGAGCCAACTGCCCCTAA